The nucleotide sequence ttcctggagcagcagaacaaGGTGCTCTCCACCAagtgggagctgctccagcagcaaggGCCATCAGGGCCCAGGAAGAACCTGGATGTGATCTTTGAGAATTACATCCAGAACCTGCGGAGGCAGCTGGAATCAATCTTGGCACAGCGGGGGCAGCTGGAGTCAGAGCTGCAGAACATGCAGCAGTACGTCGAGGATTACAAAACCAAGTGAGTGTGGAGCCAAGAGCAGCTCAAGCAGCTTTTTGGTCACTTTAGTTTTCCCCAACTTCTTTTTATGGTGATAGTGGAGATAGTTTTTCAgcctaaatattttaatttaggctttttttttttcctttcagtttgttTCTCACGGCCTTAGGCAGGAAAGTCCAGGAACTCAGTTTGCACTTTTCCTCTCCATAGGTATGAGGAAGAGATCAACCGGCGCACGACAGCCGAGAATGAGTTTGTGGTGCTGAAGAAGGTGAGTCACAGGCACCACCAAATAATTCCCCAATATTTGGCTTTACCTGTGCTTGAATCGGAATTGAGGAGTTTTTAAGATCTCCCAGCTGATATCTGGAATTCCTTAAATTCAATTTGCATAATGGGATGACACCataacattatttattttcaattatttatatatgtgGTTGTAGAATTATATATAAACATAATGATGTCCCAGTGAATAACACAGTGAATAACACTGAACCCTCAGACAGCAATTCCCACAAGCCTGAAGAATTCCCAAGAGGAAGCAAAACTGTTTTATATGGGATCTTTCCTTTAGGATGTGGACAGTGCCTACATGACCAAAGTTGAGCTGGAAGCCAAGGTGGGAGCTCTGACAGATGAAATCAACTTCCTGAGGTGCATCTATGAGGAGGTAGGAGCTCTCTCTTCTCTGGGGGGGGCCAAAATTGTCATCAGGTGTGTGGTAGCCAAGGACACAGAGGTTGGATTGGGCGCCTGGGAGTATTTAGGCTTGAGATGGTGCCTCTGACTCATGTCTTGGTTGCAGGAGCTGTCTCAGATGCAGACGATCAGTCGGGATCTGTCCGTGGTGGTGTCCATGGACAACAACCGGCACCTGGACCTGGACAGTATCATCGAGGAGGTCCGGCGCCAGTATGAGCAGATTGCCCAGAGCAGCCGGGCTGAGGCCGAGGCTTGGTACCAGAGTCAGGTGAGTCATGGAGTAGTCGAGACTCCTGGGTGTGGCTGGGTGATTTACAATAATTTATGGCAGGATGAGGCACCTTTTCAAGCTAACGGAGCTGGAGCTCGTAGTGCAATGAAGGTCCAGAGGGATTGAGCTGCTTTTGAGGGATCTGACTCACTGTTCCCAATGCGTCCCAAACTCACTGAGTTGCATGGCAGAAACTGATGCCTTGAGAtgctacctagaacagaggctagacagttTTAATGGAATAAAGCAGGCATTTATTAAAAAGGTCTTCAcaggatacaccttgggcagtacaagagcctggccaagGTTCTTGTACTCAGGATGGGTGACGGATCACacattttcacacttttataagtcTTGGTCCATTTTcatattggggttaattttCCAATTTCAGATTCAGGTAATGCAGTCCCATCttcccagattgctctcctcaattcgctgttctttgcactttttgggccCAAAGCTGCAATGGTGTCCATGGTTCTTGGGCTGTAAAAAGATTGTTTTGTCTGATTGAACTGAgaggagaacttgctaacactttctatgaagttcagagttacaaactaatgcagtacagaatccAGATAATATGAGAGCTAAAATTTAAGGCATCAAAATCTCTTGATAAAAATGGCCCAAAATGCACCTTAATGAGAAAATTCCATCCCAAGTGGCTTTTCAGATGCCAAGAGATGCTTTTTAGTATCATTAACATCCATTTCAAAGCTCAAACCCCATGACTGAGTCCCAGAGCCACCTTGAACATTGAGCTGGGCATCCATTGGCAGGACAGTGGGTCCTCATAGCATCACCTGAGCCTTGAAACTGGGGACAAATCTTCTAGAGGCACCAGGAATGCATCACTGATGGGTCATTCTCTCTTGATGCCATCAGTACgagcagctccagagcacagctggcCGGCATGGAGACAACCTCCGCAACACCAAGATGGAGATCCAGGAGCTGACCAGGAACATTCAGAGGCTGCGGGCTGAGATTGAGAACGTGAAGAAGCAGGTAGGGATTGCTTGATATCTCAGGGATGAGATCGTGGACATCAAGAAAGGGAGGGGCTGGTCAGTGTCTCAGGGGCAGGTGACAGCAGGTTGGATCACAAATGACCATGAGTGGGGAAGAAACCTTGTATCACCCCATGTTCACTTCATGCAGATGTTTATTTGCCTCCTGATTTCTCCTCTTGGGGGTCTGAGGACTGATCATTAGGGACAAATTGAGGTCTGAGAAAGCTCCCATTGTGCTCCCCAgaaccagcagctgcaggcagccatTGCTGAGGCTGAAGAGAGGGGAGAGATGGCTCTCAAAGATGCCAGGTTGAAGTTGGAGGAGCTGGAGAGTGCTCTGCAGAAGGACAAGGAGGAGCTGGCTCGCCTGCTGAAGGAGTACCAGGAGTTGCTGAATGTCAAGATCGCACTGGACGTTGAGATTGCCATGTACAGGAAGCTgctggagggggaggagaaCAGGTAAACAACAGAGATCTCATTGGGTGTTGTGATCTACACTGGATGCCTGGAATATTGACTGTAATCCCAAACCAATTCTTCAGGCTAATAGGTAGGTGTTGTGATTGATGCTGTGTGGGATATTCTGGGGCTCAGGACCCATAACTGGCTCCCTAgaggtggcagagctgctgccccatCTCTGTCATTACTGAATTTTTAATGAACCTCAAATCTGGAGAAACCTCATTGTAAAGAGGAATTGTCAACCCCTTCCCTTCTGCAACCTTTAGTGATTCCAAAGTGGCTTAGGAGGGTGAATgaggaaaattatttgataGTGGAAACACAGTTTGAAGTTTTTACAACGTCTCATTTATTGGGTAATAAAATGTCCAATTTCCTTCGCAGGTTGTGCAACGATGGCATGTCAAACGTCAATGTCTGTAAGTATCTGCCCCGGGGTCCCTCAGAAAAAGCATCAGATTGTGTTTCTTCAGGGACAGAGCCTGAGACTGGGCAATGGGAACATAACCTGTGCTTCTCTTCCAGCTGTGGTGGGCAGGACGACCATCTCCGGAGGCAGAGGAAGCATGGGAGGAGGATTCGGAGGCAGCGGCATAGGAGGAGGATTCggaggcagcagctgtggaaTGGGAGGAGGATTTGGAGGCGGCAGCGGCATGGGAGGAGGAATGGGAGGAGGCGGCATCTGcggaggaggcagcagctttgGAGGAGGCAGCATGGGTGGCAGCTGTGGGATGGGAGGAGGAATGTACGGTGGGGGCTTCTCCTCTGGAAGCGGAAGGATGTGTGGCTCTGGCGGGGGATCCTCCTCCATGCGGAGATGCGTCACCACCACCTCGGTCAAATCTTCGGGGGTGAGATTCTGAGCCCCGAAGGTTGACAAGGAAAGAAGcatctcctctctcctcctgaCAGCAGCCCAGCCTCCCGAAGCCCAGCTCCGTTGTCCTGCAATGGGATGAACTGTGTCCCTCCCATTCAGttcatcccagctcctggtccCACCCAGGGGTTTGGTGGCGATGCCGTGCGTGTCctggcaccaggagctgcctggcaggaggggctgctctgccttcctTGCTGTGTTGTACATTTCTTGTGGCAAATGTGTATAAAACTCCTCTTTcatcctctctcctcctgtTCTGTGTCCCTGGGGTTCTTCTGTGTGTGTCCATCCTGCTAGTCCCTTTGCAGGCCTTTGAGGTCAGGGTGGGGGTGGGGCAAGTGGGACTCATCCCCTGGGGAGTGGGCATCTCAGACGGTAGCCAGAGGGATGAGCTGGCCCAGGGTGGAGCTTCTGGGCAGCTTTGCTCACTTGGGAGCCCCAggtgtgctgccagcaggagcTTCCCTGGAACTCTGGCTTCCGTTCCACTTGTCCCAGCTCTCAGTAACACCTGGGACACCTCACACACACCTGGACTATTCCTAAGGAGAACAAAATTGTCCTTCAGCACACAACTCCCATGACACAGAGTGAGATGTACTGTCCCCACCTCTCCCCCTCCTCTGTGGGCTGCCTCCTTCCTTGTGATGTTGCCATTCCAAATAAATTGCAGAGAATATTCACAATGTCACTGTGTTGCTGttttgggagctgctctgggcagggtgggagaggggatcattctgctgcccatccctgtgtttTGAGGAAACAGATCAGGTGCCCCAGCTCAGATGATGCTCTTGACTCTCACCTGGAGGCACAAGCCTATATCCGGAATGGTGGGGGTCTGGATGCTCCAGCTGAGCAATAAGAGCCCAGGTCGGAGACCTGGAATGATTGAATAATGGAATAGTTTcggttggaagggaccttaaagaccatcccattccaaccccctgctaTGAACAGGGACACCATCCACTACATGAGAGGTAGCGCACCCCTTGGACAAAGCAATGTAATTAAGTTGCTGTTTCTGAGGTTCCTATGGGATCATCTCCAGATGCAGGAGACTTTGACCTGTGTTAGGTGAAGAAAATGGCACCAGCGttgccgtgtgcagtggtgggAGGGCAGGTGTATGTGCCTCAGGACATTGGCCAAGCACCTGTCGCTGGCTGCAGTCAGCCACAAACTCTTCTGCCCCAGGATGAGCCATGATTCCAGCTGGGGGAACACAGTGGGCTGGGAAGGTGTGATTCATCCCCATCTATCAGCTCAGGTACCATCCTCTCCCTGAGAAGTTGATTAATTTCTCAGTGCCTCATTCTTCCTCCaagagcaggagggagagaTTTGGATGAGTTCAGGAGGGGTTTGGGAGGGGAGTCTGGAGTGTTTgatctgagctgtgctgtggttCTTCCACCACCTGGAGAGATCAGTAGCAGAAAATGCTGTCAGTGATGGTTCAGGAGTCCCACAACAGTCTCTGGGAGTTGCTGATGTTCTCAGAGTGAGTCAGGAAGCTGCAGAATGAGGAAGAGGTCCAGGAAAGGCAACAGGGAATGACTACAGGCTTACTGGAAGAGACAATTCTCCCAATGGGACCCCAGCAAGAGAATGAGCTTGCCAGGGTTGGGGAGCGTGACTGGGTTTGGCCCAACAAGAAGATACTGAGAAGGCTCTGAGAAACTGGTGTGCCAGGAGCACTTTGAGGTTTGGCTTGGGGCAAGAGTCACTTGTT is from Cinclus cinclus chromosome 30, bCinCin1.1, whole genome shotgun sequence and encodes:
- the LOC134055019 gene encoding keratin, type II cytoskeletal 5-like is translated as MSRQSVCRSFGGGSRRGFSSCSAIGGGFGGGSRSRSSYSSYSVSRGFGGGGRCGGFGSRSLHNMGGSARMSMGGCYGGGYGSRMGSFGGSYGGLGSFGGGMGGGGGGMCGFGGMGGGGMGGGGGMGGFGGMGGFGGGMGGGGMGGFGGPGFGMGGPGRGGPGIQPVQIDTTLLRPVHVEIDPQIQQVKNQEKEQIKTLNNQFASFIDKVRFLEQQNKVLSTKWELLQQQGPSGPRKNLDVIFENYIQNLRRQLESILAQRGQLESELQNMQQYVEDYKTKYEEEINRRTTAENEFVVLKKDVDSAYMTKVELEAKVGALTDEINFLRCIYEEELSQMQTISRDLSVVVSMDNNRHLDLDSIIEEVRRQYEQIAQSSRAEAEAWYQSQYEQLQSTAGRHGDNLRNTKMEIQELTRNIQRLRAEIENVKKQNQQLQAAIAEAEERGEMALKDARLKLEELESALQKDKEELARLLKEYQELLNVKIALDVEIAMYRKLLEGEENRLCNDGMSNVNVSVVGRTTISGGRGSMGGGFGGSGIGGGFGGSSCGMGGGFGGGSGMGGGMGGGGICGGGSSFGGGSMGGSCGMGGGMYGGGFSSGSGRMCGSGGGSSSMRRCVTTTSVKSSGVRF